Proteins co-encoded in one Stomoxys calcitrans chromosome 5, idStoCalc2.1, whole genome shotgun sequence genomic window:
- the LOC106088192 gene encoding condensin complex subunit 1 isoform X1 — MDFQFNLPMASSDLLNSSGDNYYVKQLYSSGEIPDKLRACKQMLHQGDPFYIFDHFDTFYAVVECKNTDSSAMTNLMRSFDLLYLTVDKLGNLLAPFLARSEAPTSQERNSHLNLTKMCMFLHVNVVRKIDSNIHRLQQEQQTNQQKKRGKNADTVEQYPDWEHKRGKFLVQLYNILQFPLEKLWSPPMAEENFVNLICDICYRTLEMLHVRPDNRHIVETIFQIFGTAIKRYQHAMNFPVRILQILRTTEHAGVSVANGINTLYEDYNITSVFSVLIKEIVESLTLDSADSNVSRNFSNFLMHSASVAPKLMIPHLSTLCDELLNCESYLLRNCILQIMGDAIVGELTSEELSEDLKEARNEFLENLLMHINDVSAHVRSKVLQIWHHMKEEQAVPLSFQLKVLSEAVERLEDRTSSVRKHAVQLIKAFLERNPFSAKLTLDELQKKHDEEVEKMEKLTELLAEERKKAEEIEDKWNLVIPDIFPFVEESLKENKEPTETQENYEDLVQRISTMLLEKNYKEAVVLVRKADHVAGNSEIRLSLRHEEQCAYYMALLKSYIFLANGCKDSNEELGTQIKTVQFLQDSIEFSRAVSRAMPKLLEMLLSKTNSDVYEAVDLFTTGYMFGIKGTEIGMRQMLYLVWSSDKEKRDAVSDAYKKVLFTTDQTGRAHALRVVQNLSKFLEGIEYGHFTAMECLVREWVSNEDIDGHIIQVLFERFTLKLEGTTDNESRLALQLLIMCSYAKSSIASANITIIEGIGLGERAKKDPRIYASCLEFWLNSIDQSLNSKFYKRYEVDSPPVQKVTDMFLKFFFHPRITDFDKITMKTLQFFYQMCQTPDVISQNIIKGLLKKFKAFSMKLCEITASQQAQANETPFSQQIPSTQMTQPHSQNVLGGGGALKQMKMPVFLLTRFIFMIGYMTLKEMIFLDIDVYNNMKFRQELADCEEKKKKSALNTFNTNRRKTVNLNMSATESLKRLSGAAAEPQQEPDEDLVGATAEDNIAELINHICEELLLYAPNALLVKIFPYVMEICKYPVKYRDASLQQAATLALIRFMSVSSRFCEAHMPFLMNILQHSKNIKIKCNIVIGLSDLTFRFPNIIEPWTGHFYSTLYEDDTELRLTAVKMLSHLILHEMIRVKGQIADLAMCIVDNNAEIKNITQQFFKEIANKSNILYNVLPDIISKLSDTTLNLEEEKYRIIMRYILNLIQKDRQVETLVEKLCLRFPVTREERQWRDIAYCLSLLSYNEKTIKKLIDNLQYYKDKVQIDEVHQSFKLIISNTSKLAKPELKTLVTELETRINECLQVRQPGEENENQENDKENAPETGSSASNSQQVKGKGKATGKNKNKAPPPRANTTRRNRTRKEPSSEESSSSSSEDEAPKKSTAKGKSAGRKQKPPSSSEDNSSDSDKQPAPSTSKKGRIAAQPTPRRASAKATPRRGVASRSRVIQETASSDEDVPQRKRGRKSK, encoded by the exons ATGGATTTCCAATTCAATTTGCCTATGGCCAGCAGTGATTTGCTCAACTCCAGTGGTGACAATTACTATGTGAAGCAATTGTACAGTTCGGGAGAAATACCCGATAAACTTCGAG CTTGCAAACAAATGCTCCATCAAGGAGACCCTTTCTATATATTCGACCATTTCGATACATTCTATGCTGTGGTTGAATGCAAAAACACCGATTCCTCGGCCATGACAAATTTGATGCGAAGCTTTGATTTGCTTTACTTGACCGTTGACAAACTGGGCAATTTGCTGGCTCCTTTCCTGGCACGCAGTGAGGCGCCCACAAGTCAGGAACGCAACTCACATTTAAACTTGACCAAGATGTGCATGTTTCTACATGTGAATGTTGTACGCAAGATTGACTCTAATATACATCGTCTGCAACAGGAGCAGCAGACCAATCAGCAAAAGAAGAGAGGCAAGAATGCCGATACAGTTGAACAATATCCTGATTGGGAACATAAACGTGGCAAGTTTTTAGTACAATTGTACAATATACTGCAGTTTCCGTTGGAGAAGCTTTGGAGCCCTCCCATGGCGGAAGAGAATTTCGTAAA TTTAATTTGTGACATTTGCTATCGTACATTGGAAATGTTACATGTGCGTCCCGACAACCGCCACATTGTCGAGacgatttttcaaattttcggcACTGCCATTAAACGTTATCAACATGCTATGAATTTTCCAGTGCGAATTCTACAAATTCTGCGCACCACCGAACATGCGGGTGTCTCTGTGGCCAATGGCATCAATACTTTGTATGAGGATTACAACATCACCAGTGTCTTTTCGGTGCTGATAAAAGAGATAGTCGAAAGTTTGACCTTGGATTCGGCCGATTCAAATGTGTCGCGTAACTTTTCCAATTTTCTTATGCATTCGGCCTCGGTGGCTCCCAAGTTGATGATACCGCATTTGTCAACTTTGTGCGACGAGTTGCTTAACTGCGAATCGTATTTGCTAAGAAACTGTATTTTACAAATAATGGGTGATGCCATTGTGGGCGAGTTGACTTCAGAAGAACTTTCCGAAGATTTGAAAGAAGCGCGCAATGAGTTCTTGGAAAATCTATTGATGCACATTAATGACGTTTCGGCTCATGTGCGTTCCAAGGTTTTACAAATTTGGCATCACATGAAGGAAGAACAAGCGGTGCCGCTTTCCTTTCAATTGAAAGTCTTGTCAGAAGCAGTAGAACGCTTGGAGGACAGAACCTCATCGGTGCGAAAGCATGCTGTACAGTTGATTAAGGCCTTTCTGGAACGTAACCCATTTTCTGCTAAGCTAACTTTGGACGAATTGCAAAAAAAGCATGATGAAGAAGTGGAAAAAATGGAGAAGCTTACCGAATTGTTGGCTGAGGAGCGCAAGAAAGCCGAGGAAATAGAGGACAAATGGAATTTGGTCATACCGGACATTTTTCCATTTGTCGAGGAAAGTCTCAAAGAAAACAAAGAACCCACCGAAACTCAAGAGAACTATGAGGATCTAGTGCAGCGTATTTCGACCATGTTGCTGGAAAAGAACTACAAGGAAGCGGTGGTATTGGTGCGTAAGGCTGATCATGTGGCGGGCAATTCGGAAATAAGATTGTCGCTGCGCCATGAGGAGCAATGTGCCTACTACATGGCTCTATTAaagtcatatatatttttggccaATGGCTGCAAAGATAGT AATGAGGAGTTGGGCACTCAGATTAAGACGGTGCAATTCTTGCAAGACTCCATAGAATTTTCACGAGCTGTTTCAAGAGCCATGCCCAAACTATTGGAGATGTTACTTTCAAAGACAAATAGCGATGTCTATGAAGCAGTGGATCTCTTTACCACTGGCTATATGTTTGGCATTAAAGGCACCGAAATTGGCATGCGTCAAATGTTATATTTGGTGTGGTCTTCGGATAAGGAGAAACGTGATGCCGTATCGGATGCATACAAGAAAGTTTTATTTACAACAGATCAAACGGGAAG AGCCCATGCTTTGCGTGTCGTACAAAATCTCTCTAAATTTTTGGAGGGCATAGAATATGGTCATTTTACCGCCATGGAATGCTTAGTGCGTGAATGGGTCTCCAACGAGGACATTGATGGCCATATCATACAAGTCTTGTTTGAGCGTTTCACTTTGAAACTAGAAGGCACAACTGACAATGAATCACGCTTGGCCTTGCAATTGCTCATTATGTGTTCCTATGCCAAGTCCTCAATTGCTTCAGCCAATATTACCATAATCGAAGGCATAGGTTTGGGAGAACGTGCCAAAAAGGATCCACGCATTTATGCAAGCTGTTTGGAATTTTGGCTTAATTCCATTGATCAATCTCTCAATTCGAAATTCTATAAACGTTATGAGGTCGATTCACCACCAGTACAAAAAGTTACCGATATGTttctaaaattcttttttcaTCCTCGCATAACGGATTTTGACAAGATCACCATGAAAACGCTGCAATTCTTTTATCAAATGTGTCAGACCCCCGATGTTATATCGCAAAATATTATAAAAGGTCTGTTGAAAAAGTTCAAAGCCTTTTCCATGAAATTGTGTGAGATAACAGCATCACAACAAGCGCAGGCAAATGAAACTCCATTTTCACAACAGATACCCAGCACACAAATGACACAGCCACACAGCCAAAATGTACTGGGTGGTGGAGGTGCTttgaaacaaatgaaaatgcCAGTATTTCTGCTGACACGTTTCATCTTTATGATTGGCTATATGACCCTGAAGGAAATGATCTTTTTGGATATTGATGTGTATAATAATATGAAATTTCGCCAAGAATTGGCTGATTGCgaggaaaaaaagaagaaatcagCCTTAAACACCTTCAATACGAATCGCCGGAAGACAGTAAATTTGAATATGTCAGCAACGGAATCACTCAAACGTTTGTCGGGTGCAGCAGCGGAACCACAACAAGAG CCTGATGAGGATCTTGTGGGTGCCACAGCCGAGGATAATATTGCCGAGCTCATAAATCATATCTGCGAAGAACTTCTTTTGTATGCCCCAAATGCTTTGCTGGTCAAAATTTTCCCCTACGTCATGGAAATATGTAAATATCCAGTCAAATATCGGGATGCATCATTGCAGCAGGCTGCTACTTTGGCTCTCATACGTTTCATGAGCGTGTCATCGCGTTTCTGTGAGGCTCACATGCCCTTCCTTATGAATATACTGCAGCATTCGAAGAACATCAAAATTAAGTGCAACATTGTGATTGGACTCTCGGATTTGACTTTTCGCTTTCCCAACATCATTGAACCCTGGACGGGTCATTTTTATTCCACTTTGTATGAGGACGATACTGAGCTGAGACTGACAGCTGTGAAAATGTTGTCACATTTGATATTGCACGAGATGATACGTGTGAAAGGACAAATTGCCGACTTGGCCATGTGCATAGTCGACAATAATGCTGAGATTAAGAATATCACACAACAGTTCTTTAAGGAAATAGCCAATAAATCCAATATTCTATACAATGTACTGCCAGACATTATCTCCAAGCTAAGTGATACTACACTGAACTTGGAGGAGGAGAAATATCGCATCATTATGCGTTACATATTGAATCTCATACAGAAGGATCGCCAAGTGGAGACCTTGGTGGAGAAATTGTGTCTGCGTTTCCCGGTGACGCGTGAGGAAAGACAATGGCGGGACATAGCCTATTGTCTAAGTCTTTTATCCTACAATGAGAAGACCATTAAGAAACTGATCGATAATCTGCAATACTACAAGGACAAGGTACAAATAGATGAGGTGCATCAATCCTTCAAGCTGATCATAAGCAATACCTCAAAATTGGCAAAGCCCGAATTAAAGACTCTGGTAACGGAACTGGAAACTCGTATAAACGAATGCCTACAGGTTAGGCAACCGGGTGAGGAAAATGAGAACCAGGAAAATGACAAAGAGAATGCCCCAGAAACCGGCTCCAGCGCCAGCAATAGCCAACAGGTTAAAGGCAAGGGCAAAGCTACgggtaaaaataaaaacaaagcacCTCCTCCAAGAGCGAATACAACACGTAGGAATCGTACGAGAAAAGAACCATCGTCAGAagaatcatcatcatcttcatctgAGGATGAGGCTCCCAAAAAATCTACCGCCAAGGGTAAGTCTGCAGGACGAAAACAAAAGCCGCCATCCTCTTCAGAAGACAATTCGAGTGATTCCGATAAACAACCTGCCCCCAGCACATCGAAGAAGGGAAGGATAGCCGCACAGCCCACACCGCGTCGTGCCAGTGCGAAGGCAACGCCGCGTCGCGGTGTTGCCTCACGCAGTCGAGTCATACAAGAAACCGCCAGCTCTGACGAAGATGTGCCACAGCGCAAAAGAGGGAGAAAAAGTAAATAA
- the LOC106088197 gene encoding phospholipase A2, which yields MESQTKFLQIFIHLALLVSCITCFSEESIFEDEDIYRLALPPANASTGTTVPGTKWCGPGNTAANYNDLGRHRDTDTCCRDHDHCDDIIEATTSLYGISNTGMFPILKCSCEQKFLNCLQAVNSAISNTLGHIYFGATKQCLGQGHPIVSCKQYMEGTFRKRCIRYKIDVNRPLIWQLYDIPFYTTNSNKPK from the exons ATGGAatctcaaacaaaatttttgcaaattttcatacacCTTGCCTTGCTGGTGAGCTGCATAACATGTTTCAGTGAGGAATCGATATTTGAAGATGAAGACATTTATCGCCTGGCCTTGCCACCGGCCAATGCCTCAACGGGAACCACAGTGCCCGGTACCAAATGGTGTGGTCCCGGCAATACAGCTGCAAATTACAATGATTTGGGTAGACATCGTGACACAGACACATGTTGCCGCGACCATGACCACTGTGATGATATAATTGAGGCCACTACATCTTTGTATGGAATTAGCAATACAGGAATGTTTCCCAT CTTAAAATGTAGCTGTGAGCAAAAGTTTTTGAATTGCCTTCAAGCTGTCAATAGTGCGATATCCAATACTTTGGGTCACATTTACTTTGGAGCAACCAAACAATGTCTGGGTCAAGGCCATCCCATTGTCAGTTGCAAACAATACATGGAGGGAACATTTCGCAAACGTTGCATACGCTACAAAATCGATGTGAATAGGCCTCTGATCTGGCAGTTGTATGATATACCATTTTATACAACAAATAGCAATAAGCCCAAATAA
- the LOC106088194 gene encoding nucleolar protein 9 has translation METNQSQAPFKRNKKKRKNARFLHNAKGFAKQGIYGRGTHIDDDQYNYFINILDAMKNGFEDIEEKVTMANNVFEQTKDKEVYLASNQIVCKVLETLVGFVDATQLEAYFQAFADSFRPICSDRFASHVLQKMVEIAFLRSVQKDQLKKAKSEENEEEEEKDDEPPSSKKPKLNKDVLSEERYNLDTEFLEEHKQNCANFVLRVGKFMLNNLEDFVWDHCANHIMRTCILCLSGIHVVKVAFEKGGADMAKNRKVYVVSEEFKEIAKEFAQRLEMWPQFCDFPYQEHSSALMGVLCIALKVIDKNMLKHFGKKILMEALLKAEETGDEEKEKKIEISDEETEEEPKEGIKGNKESQESSEVAQTKLPKVFQYQCSVILLETLLTVAGPKLLTQLYAMLFANKMALLAKEPSSNFAVQRLLQNIKEKDDFENVFQELHEHTEELLKIGHTGVIAALSSACLRLQTKQGQFISALQSALHVSGDKEKMKSFLLCLIKLKPFEILQQDKTAFVHLHGSLVIQDILRFNKPIFMVNCMLETSADYVVSVFNTPNGSHICDAFLESKFIGEKSREKLIKHLEGFYVDLAITKFGSRVIESCFAAASEPQKARIVKELADKSNMLKGTPFGKLIYHKLRVETYRLSADQWKASLQQKESKVTQLFKDIIN, from the exons atggaaACTAATCAAAGTCAAGCTCCCTTTAAACGCAATAAGAAAAAGAGGAAAAATGCACGATTTCTACACAATGCCAAAGGGTTTGCAAAGCAAGGAATCTATGGCAGGGGGACACACATTGATGATGATCAGTACAAttatttcatcaatattttggATGCCATGAAAAATGGCTTTGAGGATATCGAAGAAAAAG TTACCATGGCCAACAATGTTTTCGAACAGACCAAAGACAAAGAAGTGTACTTGGCCTCAAATCAGATTGTGTGTAAAGTTTTGGAAACTTTGGTGGGTTTTGTGGATGCTACACAACTTGAAGCATATTTTCAAGCATTTGCCGACAGTTTTCGACCAATATGCTCAGATCGTTTTGCCTCACATGTTCTGCAAAAAATGGTAGAAATAGCCTTCTTGAGATCAGTGCAAAAGGATCAACTTAAAAAAGCTAAAAGTGAGGAAAATGAAGAAGAGGAAGAAAAAGATGATGAGCCACCGAGTAGTAAAAAACCGAAACTTAATAAAGATGTTTTAAGTGAAGAACGTTACAATTTGGATACAGAATTCCTCGAGGAACACAAGCaaaactgtgccaattttgtGCTGAGAGTGGGCAAGTTTATGCTCAACAACTTGGAGGATTTTGTATGGGATCATTGTGCAAATCACATAATGCGCACATGTATATTGTGCCTCTCTGGCATACATGTGGTCAAAGTGGCATTTGAAAAAGGCGGAGCTGATATGGCCAAGAATCGCAAAGTCTATGTGGTTTCGGAAGAGTTTAAAGAGATAGCAAAGGAATTTGCACAGCGTTTGGAAATGTGGCCACAATTTTGCGATTTCCCCTATCAAGAACATTCATCAGCTCTAATGGGAGTATTGTGTATAGCTTTGAAAGTCATTGACAAAAATATGTTGAAACATTTTGGTAAAAAGATATTAATGGAAGCCTTACTCAAAGCCGAGGAAACTGGTGATGAGGAGAAAgagaagaaaattgaaatttctgaTGAAGAAACTGAGGAGGAACCAAAAGAAGGCATTAAAGGAAATAAAGAAAGCCAAGAATCATCTGAAGTTGCTCAAACAAAGTTACCCAAAGTTTTTCAATATCAATGCTCAGTGATATTACTGGAAACACTTTTAACTGTGGCAGGGCCAAAACTTCTTACACAATTGTATGCCATGCTCTTTGCCAACAAAATGGCATTATTGGCCAAAGAGCCTTCTAGTAATTTTGCCGTTCAGagattattgcaaaatattAAGGAGAAAGATGACTTTGAAAATGTCTTTCAAGAATTACACGAACACACCGAAGAACTGCTGAAGATTGGCCATACAGGCGTCATAGCTGCCCTATCGTCAGCATGTCTGCGTTTGCAAACCAAACAAGGACAATTTATTTCGGCCCTACAATCCGCCCTTCATGTTAGTGGAGATAAGGAAAAAATGAAATCATTCCTCTTATGCCTGATCAAGCTGAAACCATTCGAAATTTTACAACAGGATAAAACAGCTTTCGTTCATTTGCATGGCTCCTTGGTAATACAAGATATCTTACGTTTTAATAAGCCAATTTTTATGGTAAACTGTATGCTGGAGACTTCAGCCGATTATGTAGTTTCGGTTTTTAATACCCCCAATGGTTCGCATATTTGTGATGCTTTTCTGGAAAGTAAATTTATTGGAGAGAAATCCAGGGAGAAGTTAATCAAACACTTGGAGGGTTTCTATGTAGACTTGGccataacaaaatttggctcCAGAGTTATAGAATCATGTTTTGCGGCCGCCTCTGAACCACAAAAAGCCAGAATAGTCAAGGAATTAGCGGATAAATCGAATATGTTGAAGGGAACGCCCTTTGGCAAATTAATCTATCACAAATTGCGGGTGGAAACATATCGTTTATCAGCGGATCAGTGGAAAGCTAGTTTGCAGCAGAAGGAATCGAAGGTTACACAATTGTTTAAGGATATAATAAATTGA
- the LOC106088192 gene encoding condensin complex subunit 1 isoform X2 produces the protein MRILQILRTTEHAGVSVANGINTLYEDYNITSVFSVLIKEIVESLTLDSADSNVSRNFSNFLMHSASVAPKLMIPHLSTLCDELLNCESYLLRNCILQIMGDAIVGELTSEELSEDLKEARNEFLENLLMHINDVSAHVRSKVLQIWHHMKEEQAVPLSFQLKVLSEAVERLEDRTSSVRKHAVQLIKAFLERNPFSAKLTLDELQKKHDEEVEKMEKLTELLAEERKKAEEIEDKWNLVIPDIFPFVEESLKENKEPTETQENYEDLVQRISTMLLEKNYKEAVVLVRKADHVAGNSEIRLSLRHEEQCAYYMALLKSYIFLANGCKDSNEELGTQIKTVQFLQDSIEFSRAVSRAMPKLLEMLLSKTNSDVYEAVDLFTTGYMFGIKGTEIGMRQMLYLVWSSDKEKRDAVSDAYKKVLFTTDQTGRAHALRVVQNLSKFLEGIEYGHFTAMECLVREWVSNEDIDGHIIQVLFERFTLKLEGTTDNESRLALQLLIMCSYAKSSIASANITIIEGIGLGERAKKDPRIYASCLEFWLNSIDQSLNSKFYKRYEVDSPPVQKVTDMFLKFFFHPRITDFDKITMKTLQFFYQMCQTPDVISQNIIKGLLKKFKAFSMKLCEITASQQAQANETPFSQQIPSTQMTQPHSQNVLGGGGALKQMKMPVFLLTRFIFMIGYMTLKEMIFLDIDVYNNMKFRQELADCEEKKKKSALNTFNTNRRKTVNLNMSATESLKRLSGAAAEPQQEPDEDLVGATAEDNIAELINHICEELLLYAPNALLVKIFPYVMEICKYPVKYRDASLQQAATLALIRFMSVSSRFCEAHMPFLMNILQHSKNIKIKCNIVIGLSDLTFRFPNIIEPWTGHFYSTLYEDDTELRLTAVKMLSHLILHEMIRVKGQIADLAMCIVDNNAEIKNITQQFFKEIANKSNILYNVLPDIISKLSDTTLNLEEEKYRIIMRYILNLIQKDRQVETLVEKLCLRFPVTREERQWRDIAYCLSLLSYNEKTIKKLIDNLQYYKDKVQIDEVHQSFKLIISNTSKLAKPELKTLVTELETRINECLQVRQPGEENENQENDKENAPETGSSASNSQQVKGKGKATGKNKNKAPPPRANTTRRNRTRKEPSSEESSSSSSEDEAPKKSTAKGKSAGRKQKPPSSSEDNSSDSDKQPAPSTSKKGRIAAQPTPRRASAKATPRRGVASRSRVIQETASSDEDVPQRKRGRKSK, from the exons A TGCGAATTCTACAAATTCTGCGCACCACCGAACATGCGGGTGTCTCTGTGGCCAATGGCATCAATACTTTGTATGAGGATTACAACATCACCAGTGTCTTTTCGGTGCTGATAAAAGAGATAGTCGAAAGTTTGACCTTGGATTCGGCCGATTCAAATGTGTCGCGTAACTTTTCCAATTTTCTTATGCATTCGGCCTCGGTGGCTCCCAAGTTGATGATACCGCATTTGTCAACTTTGTGCGACGAGTTGCTTAACTGCGAATCGTATTTGCTAAGAAACTGTATTTTACAAATAATGGGTGATGCCATTGTGGGCGAGTTGACTTCAGAAGAACTTTCCGAAGATTTGAAAGAAGCGCGCAATGAGTTCTTGGAAAATCTATTGATGCACATTAATGACGTTTCGGCTCATGTGCGTTCCAAGGTTTTACAAATTTGGCATCACATGAAGGAAGAACAAGCGGTGCCGCTTTCCTTTCAATTGAAAGTCTTGTCAGAAGCAGTAGAACGCTTGGAGGACAGAACCTCATCGGTGCGAAAGCATGCTGTACAGTTGATTAAGGCCTTTCTGGAACGTAACCCATTTTCTGCTAAGCTAACTTTGGACGAATTGCAAAAAAAGCATGATGAAGAAGTGGAAAAAATGGAGAAGCTTACCGAATTGTTGGCTGAGGAGCGCAAGAAAGCCGAGGAAATAGAGGACAAATGGAATTTGGTCATACCGGACATTTTTCCATTTGTCGAGGAAAGTCTCAAAGAAAACAAAGAACCCACCGAAACTCAAGAGAACTATGAGGATCTAGTGCAGCGTATTTCGACCATGTTGCTGGAAAAGAACTACAAGGAAGCGGTGGTATTGGTGCGTAAGGCTGATCATGTGGCGGGCAATTCGGAAATAAGATTGTCGCTGCGCCATGAGGAGCAATGTGCCTACTACATGGCTCTATTAaagtcatatatatttttggccaATGGCTGCAAAGATAGT AATGAGGAGTTGGGCACTCAGATTAAGACGGTGCAATTCTTGCAAGACTCCATAGAATTTTCACGAGCTGTTTCAAGAGCCATGCCCAAACTATTGGAGATGTTACTTTCAAAGACAAATAGCGATGTCTATGAAGCAGTGGATCTCTTTACCACTGGCTATATGTTTGGCATTAAAGGCACCGAAATTGGCATGCGTCAAATGTTATATTTGGTGTGGTCTTCGGATAAGGAGAAACGTGATGCCGTATCGGATGCATACAAGAAAGTTTTATTTACAACAGATCAAACGGGAAG AGCCCATGCTTTGCGTGTCGTACAAAATCTCTCTAAATTTTTGGAGGGCATAGAATATGGTCATTTTACCGCCATGGAATGCTTAGTGCGTGAATGGGTCTCCAACGAGGACATTGATGGCCATATCATACAAGTCTTGTTTGAGCGTTTCACTTTGAAACTAGAAGGCACAACTGACAATGAATCACGCTTGGCCTTGCAATTGCTCATTATGTGTTCCTATGCCAAGTCCTCAATTGCTTCAGCCAATATTACCATAATCGAAGGCATAGGTTTGGGAGAACGTGCCAAAAAGGATCCACGCATTTATGCAAGCTGTTTGGAATTTTGGCTTAATTCCATTGATCAATCTCTCAATTCGAAATTCTATAAACGTTATGAGGTCGATTCACCACCAGTACAAAAAGTTACCGATATGTttctaaaattcttttttcaTCCTCGCATAACGGATTTTGACAAGATCACCATGAAAACGCTGCAATTCTTTTATCAAATGTGTCAGACCCCCGATGTTATATCGCAAAATATTATAAAAGGTCTGTTGAAAAAGTTCAAAGCCTTTTCCATGAAATTGTGTGAGATAACAGCATCACAACAAGCGCAGGCAAATGAAACTCCATTTTCACAACAGATACCCAGCACACAAATGACACAGCCACACAGCCAAAATGTACTGGGTGGTGGAGGTGCTttgaaacaaatgaaaatgcCAGTATTTCTGCTGACACGTTTCATCTTTATGATTGGCTATATGACCCTGAAGGAAATGATCTTTTTGGATATTGATGTGTATAATAATATGAAATTTCGCCAAGAATTGGCTGATTGCgaggaaaaaaagaagaaatcagCCTTAAACACCTTCAATACGAATCGCCGGAAGACAGTAAATTTGAATATGTCAGCAACGGAATCACTCAAACGTTTGTCGGGTGCAGCAGCGGAACCACAACAAGAG CCTGATGAGGATCTTGTGGGTGCCACAGCCGAGGATAATATTGCCGAGCTCATAAATCATATCTGCGAAGAACTTCTTTTGTATGCCCCAAATGCTTTGCTGGTCAAAATTTTCCCCTACGTCATGGAAATATGTAAATATCCAGTCAAATATCGGGATGCATCATTGCAGCAGGCTGCTACTTTGGCTCTCATACGTTTCATGAGCGTGTCATCGCGTTTCTGTGAGGCTCACATGCCCTTCCTTATGAATATACTGCAGCATTCGAAGAACATCAAAATTAAGTGCAACATTGTGATTGGACTCTCGGATTTGACTTTTCGCTTTCCCAACATCATTGAACCCTGGACGGGTCATTTTTATTCCACTTTGTATGAGGACGATACTGAGCTGAGACTGACAGCTGTGAAAATGTTGTCACATTTGATATTGCACGAGATGATACGTGTGAAAGGACAAATTGCCGACTTGGCCATGTGCATAGTCGACAATAATGCTGAGATTAAGAATATCACACAACAGTTCTTTAAGGAAATAGCCAATAAATCCAATATTCTATACAATGTACTGCCAGACATTATCTCCAAGCTAAGTGATACTACACTGAACTTGGAGGAGGAGAAATATCGCATCATTATGCGTTACATATTGAATCTCATACAGAAGGATCGCCAAGTGGAGACCTTGGTGGAGAAATTGTGTCTGCGTTTCCCGGTGACGCGTGAGGAAAGACAATGGCGGGACATAGCCTATTGTCTAAGTCTTTTATCCTACAATGAGAAGACCATTAAGAAACTGATCGATAATCTGCAATACTACAAGGACAAGGTACAAATAGATGAGGTGCATCAATCCTTCAAGCTGATCATAAGCAATACCTCAAAATTGGCAAAGCCCGAATTAAAGACTCTGGTAACGGAACTGGAAACTCGTATAAACGAATGCCTACAGGTTAGGCAACCGGGTGAGGAAAATGAGAACCAGGAAAATGACAAAGAGAATGCCCCAGAAACCGGCTCCAGCGCCAGCAATAGCCAACAGGTTAAAGGCAAGGGCAAAGCTACgggtaaaaataaaaacaaagcacCTCCTCCAAGAGCGAATACAACACGTAGGAATCGTACGAGAAAAGAACCATCGTCAGAagaatcatcatcatcttcatctgAGGATGAGGCTCCCAAAAAATCTACCGCCAAGGGTAAGTCTGCAGGACGAAAACAAAAGCCGCCATCCTCTTCAGAAGACAATTCGAGTGATTCCGATAAACAACCTGCCCCCAGCACATCGAAGAAGGGAAGGATAGCCGCACAGCCCACACCGCGTCGTGCCAGTGCGAAGGCAACGCCGCGTCGCGGTGTTGCCTCACGCAGTCGAGTCATACAAGAAACCGCCAGCTCTGACGAAGATGTGCCACAGCGCAAAAGAGGGAGAAAAAGTAAATAA